The Tenrec ecaudatus isolate mTenEca1 chromosome 7, mTenEca1.hap1, whole genome shotgun sequence genome window below encodes:
- the CCN6 gene encoding cellular communication network factor 6 yields the protein MKPCCRGQGTGPLATTPAGSPSPVFEVQQRKQFCHWPCKCPRRKPRCPPGVSLVRDGCGCCRVCAKQPGDHCNEADLCDPHKGLYCDYSADRPRYETGVCAYLVAVGCELNRVHYHNGQVFQPNPLFRCLCVSGVIGCTPLFIPKLAGSHCSGATGDKKADQADCSLGPLQQQLSTSYKTMPAYRNLPLIRKRKCLVQATKWTPCSRTCGLGISNRVTNDNSNCEMRKERRLCYIRPCDSNLSKTVKIPKGKTCQPTFQHSKAEKLVFSGCSSTQSYKPVFCGMCLDKRCCVPNKSRMITIQFDCPNEGSFKWKMLWIISCVCQRNCKDPGDVFSELKIL from the exons ATGAAGCCCTGCTGCAGGGGGCAGGGCACTGGGCCGCTGGCCACAACCCCCGCGGGAAGTCCCAGCCCAGTCTTCGAGGTGCAGCAGCGCAAGCAGTTTTGTCACTGGCCCTGTAaatgccctcgccggaagcccaGGTGCCCTCCGGGCGTGAGCCTGGTAAGGGATGGCTGTGGATGCTGCCGAGTCTGCGCTAAGCAGCCCGGGGACCACTGCAACGAAGCGGACCTCTGTGACCCCCACAAAGGGCTGTACTGTGACTACTCCGCCGACAGGCCCAGGTACGAGACTGGAGTGTGCGCAT ATCTGGTAGCTGTTGGATGTGAGCTCAACAGGGTACATTACCATAATGGGCAAGTGTTTCAGCCCAATCCTCTGTTTCGCTGCCTCTGTGTGAGTGGGGTAATTGGATGCACACCTCTGTTCATACCAAAGCTGGCTGGCAGTCACTGCTCTGGGGCTACAGGTGACAAGAAGGCTGACCAAGCAGACTGTAGTCTGGGACCATTACAGCAGCAGCTCTCAACAAGCTATAAAACCATGCCAG CTTACAGGAATCTCCCTCTTATCCGGAaaagaaaatgtcttgtgcaggCAACAAAGTGGACACCTTGTTCCCGAACATGTGGGCTGGGAATATCCAACAGGGTAACCAATGACAACAGCAACTGTGAAatgaggaaagagagaagacTGTGTTACATTCGGCCGTGTGACAGTAACCTATCTAAGACAGTAAAG ATTCCCAAAGGAAAAACATGCCAACCTACTTTCCAACACTCCAAAGCTGAAAAATTGGTCTTTTCCGGATGCTCAAGCACTCAGAGTTACAAACCCGTTTTCTGCGGCATGTGCTTAGATAAGAGATGCTGTGTCCCTAATAAGTCTCGGATGATCACCATTCAATTCGATTGTCCAAACGAAGGGTCATTTAAATGGAAAATGCTCTGGATTATATCTTGTGTTTGTCAGAGGAATTGCAAAGATCCGGGAGATGTATTTTCTGAACTCAAGATTTTATAA
- the LOC142452768 gene encoding small ribosomal subunit protein eS12 has protein sequence MAEEGIAAGGVMDVNTALQEVLKTALIHDGLARGIREAAKALDKRQAHLCVLASNCDEPMYVKLVEALCAEHQINLIKVDDNKKLGEWVGLCKIDREGKPRKVVGCSCVVVKDYGKESQAKDVIEEYFKCKK, from the coding sequence ATGGCCGAGGAAGGCATTGCTGCTGGAGGTGTAATGGACGTTAACACTGCATTACAAGAGGTGCTGAAGACCGCCCTCATCCACGATGGCCTAGCACGTGGAATCCGCGAAGCTGCCAAAGCCTTAGACAAGCGCCAAGCTCATCTTTGTGTGCTTGCATCCAACTGTGATGAGCCGATGTATGTCAAGCTGGTGGAGGCCCTATGTGCTGAACACCAGATCAACCTCATTAAGGTTGATGACAACAAGAAACTAGGAGAGTGGGTGGGCCTCTGCAAAATTGATAGAGAAGGAAAACCCCGGAAAGTGGTTGGTTGCAGTTGTGTGGTTGTTAAGGACTATGGCAAAGAATCTCAAGCCAAGGATGTTATTGAAGAATACTTTAAATGCAAAAAATGA